CTTAAAGTATGGTAATTTAGTGTCTCCTTTAGAGTAGGGACCACGTGTTCTCAACACAACAATATGAGAGAGTTGAAGAAACAGCtttgaaattgagttaaatttcaATCCTTTTAATAATGTGTAAGATTACTTAAATTTCAATCCTTTTAATAATGTGTAAGATTACCATTCATTTTGACTAtcatacaatcatttcatcTACTACTACAAAGTTTTCATTCAATGGAGTGAAGAAACTAGTAGCTAATCAAGCAAGATATCGAAATTTTACCTTCCCCAATGGTCCCAACGAGGCTGATATGTTTCTTGCAGGGGAGATTGTGGAAATGAGCAATTTTGAAAGTCACATAAAGTTCCATTTGTACAATACAAGTCTGCAAAACTTAAATCCCCAACCAACAGAGCAAGATCTGGATGATTGGCTGCCATGTGACTAATTGTTGTGCTACTATTATAAGTAAGACTGAGGCCTCCAACCACCGCTACTCTGCTCGGATAGTCCTTGGGTGGGGAAGGCATTGTTCTAAAATAATGAACATCACTCATTGCTGGTATAGAAGGATCTCCACATTGATATTCATACATAGTATCAGGATCCAACCCTGCAGAAAGACATAACAATGAATCTAATGCATACATCTCCATCCCCTTCATACATGAAGGACAACATTATGTTAAAAACTGCTTGTCTAGTCATGCCTATATTTTCTTTCAGGTCAGCAGTTCTTGCCATAACTTGTCTTTGAGAATACTACATATTGTTACTTTGACTCTGGTTTGAGTGTAGGATAAAGGTATATATCCTCATATTCATGTCCGGATATGAAATGGATATgaatatttcaagaaaaaagcAAAGTTAGCATTGATACCACATCAAGCCTTAGCCAAAGTGTGCATAAATATCTTGCAATGCAATTCAAACActtaaaaagcataaaaaagtGTCTAGTTCTAGTACCAATAAGAAGGATTAATGTATATATACCGGTGACAAGAACACGATGTATAATCCCAGAAGTGTAGTTATTGGGGTCTTCATTGGGATATTGTTGACTGTAAATGAATGAACTGCCAGCTGCTAGATTATTCCTGCCTGATTTATAGACTCCATATTGAACAACACTGGCTACACTTTGAGGATCCAATGGCTCTATATCATCACCAATTTGATATTCCCCTGAAATTCATAGTTCATAAAAGGAAACCAAATGCCATAAGCAAATTTGGGAAAGACAAAGTGGGCAAATTGAACTCCTTAGAGAAAAAGGTAtataaaacaaaacccaaatccCTCAACAGTACATCAGCTGGGACCATAAATAGCAAAACATTACTAAATGTAGAGATTACATAAAGGAATGTATGAACTAAGCAAATACCTGTAATCCAAGACACCCAAACTGAGCTCAAGTCtgaagagagagaaagaaaaatttgtTGAGGCTGAAACTCAATCTCTGGGCTTAACGGAGGATTATCATTAACTGGCAAGCTAGTAACTTGTCCAATAATGCTATAATTTACAGGCACAGTCACCGGCTTGAAGGGTCCTTCAAGGGTTGTTGGAAATTGCCCATTAACTACAAATAGCAAGCTTATTAACAGAATCCAACAATGTAATAGCCTGTTTAAAGACTCCATAGCCAAAACCATTATTGGGTTTTTTCTTGCATGGAAAAGAAGCTAGTTACAaggattaaaaacaaaattcattgAGAAATAAACGGAGAAAAATCTGAAAGCAAAGCTGAAACAactgtgtgtatatatatatatatattgtttataaaTAAACGACAACCatgattctaaaattttaacttggATTAGCAAGGGAAATGATTAAACAGtgtttcaaagaaagaaagtttaAGCGTGGGGAGTTGGAGTGATTGTAGGACTCATTTTATTCCACTATCGCCACACCCGTGAGTCTTTGGCTCCatgcatttatattttttatatataattattcaagctaaaatatatttttctttttttaatttattttatgggtCAAATTCTGGATTTGGTCTCTATACTATCCTAAAATTAGGAATTTagtttatatactttaatttcacatatttttatCCTCTACTCATAAATTAGGTCAATAATTTACAccttgattattttgattaaaatactaaaatggggtttttattttaaggaaaaaaacacTTCTTCCTTACTCGCCACAAATTTggattaactaataatattataaaagtagagggTTCAggaatatttttcatgtttatcatttaaatttaatttaaatagtttatcatttaaatttaatttaaatacatatttaaaacattaaaaaattcaaaatattatttgtattttaatatatttattttgtcatttaaaaGAGTGAGAAACTTTTACCAgcaaagtaaaattaattagatgggcaaaaaaaagtaaaatcaaTTATAGTCAACATTATCTAAGTAATATGTGGACTAAAGTTATAAGCTATAAAgcataaattaaactattaatttctAAGAGGACCACAAATGcaatttatccattttattcaaatggATTTACCCTTTTGGTTAAAAATTCGTTGTAACTTGTAACTagggataaaataaaaatatgtgaatattaatattcaaattttaaattttccttttctatttcaGTTTCCTTCAACTGGGAGATAAAAGAAGAATGTggatatattaatatttgaatttcaaaattttaaatatttacatcaAATATCTTCCAATTATaactttcattttaaatttgtccttaaattttaaaacgttCTAATTACATCCCAAACTAGCAATGTtatatcaattaagtcattaaaTTGTTGAAACTAAACCATTAaatgatacataaaatattatattacataatttaaaataaaaaatttaaaagataaatattattacataacttttaaaattaaaactaaaaaaaaagagtgtgAACAATAGTTTctataaaagttttgaaaacctcaaaactaaaaattttacagcATCCATtcttacaatatttatttttcgttaaaatttaaattatatcatataaaatcTATCCTCTCAATTAACggttaaattgatgattttaataatGGAAGGGCCTTATTGATATGACATAAATAGTTTGAGAATGTAAATagaatattgtaaaatttgaataccaatttaaaataaagaccATAGTTTAATGATGTTACGTGCAATTAATtccatatttaataaattgttagactataaatttataaactcaGGGCTAAGCTAGAAATTTTGTTTAGGAGGTcgaaattaatttgtaattttatgatagtaaaatgtaacttttaaaagattaaatcaaaattttattatttttaagagggcaaagtgtaattttacatttactaatttaaaattttaaaattttaaaagactaaaatggAAAGTTTTCCATTTTAGGCCCCAACTGAATGATGTGatattatagattaaaagatttaattacttgttaaaaatcaattatctatttatgaaatttcaatgaaaaagTGTGTAATTTAGTGTATCAATTATCAACTATaagcttaaaaaataattaatgagcTGCATTGTATAGCCCTAATTGTTAAAAACTTAACTTTAATGTGTTGCATTCAAATGATCCTACACCTTTTATAACTTTAATGCGTTGACAAAAATGCAAGTAAAGGATACCAAATATTATTGGAGtgtattttgtcattttattaaaaaatagataaattaattattatatattagtatGAGGTACATGTGACacttttaatagtacaaatgatgaaatttttaatagaaataatcaaattacacagtaactaatttatttatttttaagaatatatataatcgAACGTCTAGTACAAAAtgcttaataattttacctcCATCCCTGTCATTAAGATTTACCTTTCTTATCAATTCATGTAGCGTCACATGGTAACATAATAAGTTGGGAAAGCTATAATTGCATACatatccaaatttaattgtGGTCATTCATTAAAGCAATatgaattcaaaaattataattttatttctttacaacgttttttaaatatagacaatgttttataataaataaaagttataatttttaaattaaaatatattaatagcCTCGTGTGGAAAAAGTAAAGCTTAAGAGTGTAAAAAGctcttaaacttaaaaaaaaaaaaacaattaaacccctcttttttttacactcaatcgagcacttgaactttcaaaatgcatcaaaaactttttttttcactcaattgagtacttaaactttcaaaatgcatcaaaaataccctcaaaattttagaaaagcaACTAAGCCCtgctcttattaaaaattataaaagataaaatttagaaaatttattaaattttaataaaaatataaaaatttaaatatattaaaagatagaatttttttataaaaatcgtaaaaataaaaaattgtaaaattttataaaaatcataaaaaattaacgaccctagttttttttcaattaaagtcataACGTGTCACAACACAATGTGACATGTGgtgaaaaatgacaaaaaatcaataaaatttataaaaaattataaaatgcttcttttggtacgatagttttataaaaaatttttacaaattttataaaaaaattttacaaaatttatacttctttacatttttataattttctttaatttataaaattttataatttttacgatttttataaaattttacaatattttaatttttttacaattttatatttttctaatttttaataaattattaatattttaatattttattaaaatttaataatatttatagtttttattgattttaatttttatattcttttctaaattttagtAAAAGCATGAGCTTAAttgcattttttaaaaagtttgagcatcttttgattcattttgaaagttcaagtacctaattgagtgtaaaagaaaaagtaggaGCTTAATTGCtttctttgaaaaggtttgaggacctttttgatgtattttaaaattttaagtactcAAATgagtggaaaaaaaaaacttaaatactttttttaaaaaaattagagcaCTTTTTGCACCCTGAAACCAAAAAGTTAACACCATTTGATATTTACCCTATATTTACTGTCATAAGCAAATATAACTACTTAAtttgaccaaaaataaaattgggtaCTAAAGTCCAACCTCGAGTGTCAAAAGATACCTTTACCTATGTTTAGCTAAACGCTTTATTAGTAAATTAGTCCATAAACTATGCATCAATTCTCATGCAGTTTTTAAAGTTCTTTTTCCGTTcagaagtaataaataagatatcaattttatcttttatccaaaaaaaaaaatgtatatactCCAATAAGAATCTGGCACACGTCACCttcttttttatgcttttagattttctttgaattattttaaaattattgttaaattttttaaaagtattaaaataatattatagtaTTAAAACAAGTGCAATAGCAACCGCAAGAAGTGTACCTGACATGTCCATGGAGGTCGGAATTTGCTGTGGTTGAGCTTGAAGACAGACAAGTTTATATTGGTTTAGAGCTTAAGACAGACAAGGAAAACGGGCAACAAACGTTCAATTGTGGATATCCAACCCCATCCCCTACCTAAATATTGTATCCAAAAAGTAATGgaaatgatatattatatattttctctGGTTTCATATACCTGGATTTGGTAAAGACGTGGCATAAATTATGTGTGTGTAAATTTATTTTCGCTTCATCATGTTAGATTTAATTGCATTAGATATCCTTAAACTATAatcttcattttaattaattcttaaacTTCAAAACGTTCTAATTAAATCTCCGAATTATCAATGTTAAATAAATCATGCCTTATAAAATCTCATATGTCATTTTTAAAGAGAAGTAAAATGTTCacgtaacttttaaaaattaaaaactaaaaataaagtaaaattgataaaaaaagtgaacgataattttgtaaaacttcAATAACCTCAAAATCAACGATTTTAATAATAGAAGGActttattaatataacatatatagtttgaatacataattaaaatatcttaaaatttaaaattaggctcataatttaaaaatatttattgcaaTTAACTCATCATATTAATTACATTTGTTTGCCAGGTAGAGAAGGTCAAATAATTTATTGCATGactaaaatattcaataaatctGGCTTCTCTTAAAGAAGAGAATTGATTGTATGAAACAGAGGCACCGTGCTATCTTGTATCAAGGACTGTATGAAACAGAGGCACTGTGCTATCTTGTATCAAGGACTGTATGAAACAGAGGCACTGTGCTATCTTGTATCTCTTTCCaattatttcataacatttcagtaattttttctATGTCATtgatacatatttttttatatttttttaatatggaCCTTGAATTATGAACTCGAAATCTTGAACCCCGAATCTAAACTCAAATCCAAATcttaaacactaaaccctaaacatgATTCAAAGTTTGGGGTTCATAGTTCGAGTTCAAGATTTCAAGTTTATGATTCATGATTCATGATTCATGATTCAAGATTCAAGATTCAAGGTTCAGGGTAAAAGAATTGCTAAAATTATGTATCATTTACATGGACAATTTGTTAAAATGTCGTTATTGAAAAGAGATACATTATGTCATGGCGCCCttatttaatacaatattttatcattaaagaAAATGTCAAACACTTTCAGGTCATTATATTTGACATGATGACCTTTTTGGTCTTCCAACTTtagaaattaagttattttaactcattatttatttttcgtcTCTTTTTGTCCTTGAGCTTtcgtttttttgttaaattatcccaaaatggatgaatttgttAACTTTACTGGCATGACTTAacttaaactattaattaattaattaaaataaattttaaaaaatctacatGTTTGCTATTCGAATTTAATTACGTAATTAACTAATAAGAAGAACTTACACACTTACAAGTATAAGACTcgaagataatattttaaaattccaaaatttggaaaaatacatttaaaaagtCATCAgtccccccaaaaaaaaaaagttctaaaGTTAAGCCTAACAGCTCACATCTTGTTTTTAGCCCTTCTTGTCCATGTCAAGGcttcaaagaagaaaacaagTGCAA
The window above is part of the Gossypium raimondii isolate GPD5lz chromosome 9, ASM2569854v1, whole genome shotgun sequence genome. Proteins encoded here:
- the LOC105800375 gene encoding purple acid phosphatase 15 isoform X2: MVLAMESLNRLLHCWILLISLLFVVNGQFPTTLEGPFKPVTVPVNYSIIGQVTSLPVNDNPPLSPEIEFQPQQIFLSLSSDLSSVWVSWITGEYQIGDDIEPLDPQSVASVVQYGVYKSGRNNLAAGSSFIYSQQYPNEDPNNYTSGIIHRVLVTGLDPDTMYEYQCGDPSIPAMSDVHYFRTMPSPPKDYPSRVAVVGGLSLTYNSSTTISHMAANHPDLALLVGDLSFADLYCTNGTLCDFQNCSFPQSPLQETYQPRWDHWGRFMQILTATVPTMVIEGDHEIEKQADDLTFTAYNYRFAFPSDESGSTLYYSFNAADQYKWLERDLFNVNRSVTPWLVAAWHPPWYSTYKDHYREAECMRVEMEELLYKHGVDIVFNGHVNAYERSNRVYNYTLDPCGPVHITVGSGGNEMNLTLEHADEPGNCPDPSNTPDGFMGGSCGFNFTSGPAAGNFCWNEQPEYSAYRESSFGYGILEVKNQTHALWMWYRNQDRYSVGMDGIYIVRQPDRCPS
- the LOC105800375 gene encoding purple acid phosphatase 15 isoform X1, which translates into the protein MVLAMESLNRLLHCWILLISLLFVVNGQFPTTLEGPFKPVTVPVNYSIIGQVTSLPVNDNPPLSPEIEFQPQQIFLSLSSDLSSVWVSWITGEYQIGDDIEPLDPQSVASVVQYGVYKSGRNNLAAGSSFIYSQQYPNEDPNNYTSGIIHRVLVTGLDPDTMYEYQCGDPSIPAMSDVHYFRTMPSPPKDYPSRVAVVGGLSLTYNSSTTISHMAANHPDLALLVGDLSFADLYCTNGTLCDFQNCSFPQSPLQETYQPRWDHWGRFMQILTATVPTMVIEGDHEIEKQADDLTFTAYNYRFAFPSDESGSTLYYSFNAGGIHFVMLGAYVPYDKSSDQYKWLERDLFNVNRSVTPWLVAAWHPPWYSTYKDHYREAECMRVEMEELLYKHGVDIVFNGHVNAYERSNRVYNYTLDPCGPVHITVGSGGNEMNLTLEHADEPGNCPDPSNTPDGFMGGSCGFNFTSGPAAGNFCWNEQPEYSAYRESSFGYGILEVKNQTHALWMWYRNQDRYSVGMDGIYIVRQPDRCPS